The Boseongicola sp. DNA segment AATATGCTGTGCGCGGGCGTCGAACTGGCAGGGGATGCGCGTAACCAATCCACGGTCTTCGAGTTTAACGACCATGGCGCTGGCCGATGCTTTGTGAACACCCATATCGGCCACGACGTCTGCCAGATGCTGGCCATGATCGTCCTTGTCGATCCGGGCGGCCTCTTGGTCCTTGATTGCGCGCAGGTATTCGTATTCGCTGTGGCTAAGGCCGATTTTTGCGCTGTCGCGTGCCCAAGTGCGATGAGCGTGGCGGTGCGCGAGTTCCACGAAGGTTGATATGTCCATGATGGTCATCCAGTTAGTCTGGCATCCTAACTATAATTTGTGCTAGGATATGTCAAGGGACGTTCAAAAAGAGGAAGGGTATGACGGAGATGGCCGGGTTTGAAACCGATCGAATGCGTGTCGTGCCATGTTCCGGTCTGGACCGGGCGACTGTGATAGGGGCGTTGGGCGAGATTTTGACCCCTGACGTTCTTTTGCATCTTCCAGACCCCTTGCAATTGGGTGAGGGGGATGGTGCCACGGCGGTCTGGTTGGATGCGCGGCTGGCAGAAAGCGATGTTTA contains these protein-coding regions:
- a CDS encoding MarR family transcriptional regulator, with translation MTIMDISTFVELAHRHAHRTWARDSAKIGLSHSEYEYLRAIKDQEAARIDKDDHGQHLADVVADMGVHKASASAMVVKLEDRGLVTRIPCQFDARAQHILLTDQGRNLLSEGNRLYETAAARVFAGLSKSDERTISDILHKIG